A segment of the Bacillota bacterium genome:
TTTAGCTCCCCACCCCCTTAACATCTAAACATGCTGCCCAATAACATCCATTTCAGAGATATTTTGTTGCAGAGAACTTATTTGGGTAAAATTGCCACTTAGAAAGATGATAATAAATTATAATAGTAAACCGCACCTGATGTCAACCAAAAATAAGGTTTTTTTAGAATTTATCGGCATTTAATGGATTAAAGAGTTCAAAAACCGATAGAACATCAAAATACTAAATATAATCAGAACTATGCCGACGAAATAATCAAAATAGCTTTCTATCCTGCCTAATTTATGGAAAGGAACGAAAGGTGATAGAAAGCTTACACCACCAAGGAAAAATACTGTAGCTGTAACGCAACCGGTTGCAAATAAGATAGATTCACTAGTTCCGGATAAAATCCCTGTTGTAATCAGAGCTCCAAAAGTACTTGACCAGAATATGATTGTCATCGGATTGAGGGCAGTTAGTTTTAAGCCGTAGGTCAAGCTGGATCCTCCTCTATTCTGTTCGTTTATACGATCAGAATTTATGATTTCCTTGTTTTTTCCTGTGTTTCGACTCCCCGCAGCTCTTCGGAAATATTTAATAGCAAAATAAGCCAGGGCAGATGCTCCGATAGCAAGCACTGCACTGTTTAAAGCTTTAATCTGCAGAAGAAGCACTATACCGGTAAAGGATAAACCAATGTAACATGCATCTATAATAGCCGCTCCTAAAACCATTTTAAAAGCTTCCCTGCTGTTTTCGGTGATCGCTTTATGCAGTACTGCAAAAAAAACCGGTCCCAACGATAGCTGTAAAGTCATTCCCAGCAAAAATCCTTTTATGTAGCTCATATAGTAAGCCTCATTTTAAACATTTATATTAATGAAGATATTTTATTGTTATCAGTATCACTTGTCTACCAATTATTTAAATACAATAAG
Coding sequences within it:
- a CDS encoding LysE family transporter yields the protein MSYIKGFLLGMTLQLSLGPVFFAVLHKAITENSREAFKMVLGAAIIDACYIGLSFTGIVLLLQIKALNSAVLAIGASALAYFAIKYFRRAAGSRNTGKNKEIINSDRINEQNRGGSSLTYGLKLTALNPMTIIFWSSTFGALITTGILSGTSESILFATGCVTATVFFLGGVSFLSPFVPFHKLGRIESYFDYFVGIVLIIFSILMFYRFLNSLIH